A genome region from Nitrospira sp. includes the following:
- a CDS encoding adenylosuccinate synthase, with amino-acid sequence MANLVIIGSQWGDEGKGKIVDILAKDADMVVRYQGGSNAGHTVINKRDTFIFHLIPSGILYRGTRCLIGNGVVVDPGALIEEMDHLQGQGVKIGKNFAVSDRAHLILPYHKAIDKASEQSKGVRRIGTTGRGIGPSYGDKMARIGIRMGDLLNPPLFKQKLEENLVDINWLLEQLHKVDCFELEKVYQQYMGYADRLKSYIIDTALVVNKAVDAGKTVLFEGAQGTHLDVDFGTYPYVTSSSSSAGGACTGTGVGPTKIDAVMGITKAYTTRVGSGPFPTELTDEVGGWLQERGKEFGATTGRARRCGWFDSVVVRHATRVNGLSSLAVTKLDVLDGCKELKVCTGYRVNGKIHREMPSDLLALTNCEPVYERVRGWSAPTTGVTTYKNLPAEAKRYLTRIEELVECRIDMISTGSRRDETIILNNPLKASRRVRPQRSR; translated from the coding sequence ATGGCGAATCTCGTCATCATCGGCTCCCAATGGGGCGACGAAGGTAAAGGGAAGATTGTCGACATCCTCGCGAAGGATGCCGATATGGTCGTGCGGTATCAGGGTGGATCCAACGCCGGCCATACGGTCATCAATAAGCGGGATACGTTTATTTTCCATCTCATCCCCTCCGGCATCCTCTATCGCGGCACCCGCTGCCTGATCGGCAATGGCGTCGTGGTCGATCCCGGGGCGTTGATAGAAGAAATGGATCATCTGCAGGGGCAGGGCGTGAAGATCGGAAAGAACTTTGCGGTCAGCGACCGGGCCCATCTCATCCTGCCGTATCACAAGGCCATCGATAAAGCGTCTGAACAGTCGAAGGGGGTTCGTCGGATCGGCACCACGGGGCGCGGAATCGGGCCCTCGTATGGCGACAAAATGGCGCGGATCGGCATTCGCATGGGCGATTTGCTGAATCCCCCGCTGTTTAAGCAGAAGCTGGAAGAGAATCTCGTCGATATCAATTGGCTGCTCGAGCAGCTGCACAAAGTCGACTGTTTTGAATTGGAAAAGGTCTACCAGCAGTACATGGGGTATGCCGACCGTTTGAAGAGCTACATCATTGATACGGCGTTGGTCGTGAATAAAGCCGTCGATGCCGGCAAGACCGTGTTATTCGAAGGCGCCCAGGGTACGCACTTAGACGTCGATTTCGGCACCTATCCCTATGTCACCTCGTCGAGTTCATCGGCCGGCGGCGCCTGCACCGGAACCGGAGTGGGGCCGACAAAAATCGATGCCGTGATGGGCATCACCAAGGCCTATACCACCCGTGTCGGCAGCGGGCCGTTCCCGACCGAATTGACCGACGAAGTGGGCGGCTGGCTGCAGGAGCGTGGAAAAGAATTTGGCGCCACCACCGGGCGGGCTCGCCGCTGCGGCTGGTTCGATAGTGTGGTGGTCCGTCATGCCACGCGCGTGAACGGACTCTCCTCGTTGGCTGTGACGAAACTGGATGTATTGGACGGCTGCAAAGAACTAAAAGTCTGTACGGGCTATCGGGTGAACGGGAAAATCCACCGAGAGATGCCGTCGGACCTGCTGGCGTTGACGAATTGTGAGCCGGTGTATGAGCGGGTACGTGGCTGGAGTGCTCCCACCACCGGCGTCACGACCTACAAGAACTTGCCCGCGGAAGCGAAGCGGTACCTCACCAGGATCGAGGAACTGGTTGAGTGCCGGATCGATATGATCTCCACCGGCTCTCGGCGCGATGAAACCATCATCCTTAACAATCCGCTCAAGGCGAGTCGCCGTGTGCGTCCGCAACGTTCGCGGTAG
- a CDS encoding ABC-F family ATP-binding cassette domain-containing protein: MLQLESVHKQFATKVLLEGATAHLRPGARVGLVGPNGAGKTTLFRMILGEESPDKGTIRKRPRLRVGYLPQELETIVGKTVLDATHRDLYPEHEAERILAGLGFSETDFLRPIENLSGGYRMRVALAHLLLSNPDVLMLDEPTNHLDKPTQRWFERFLLDSNLTLLVISHDTKFLDGIATHIWELRDRTIQEYRGNYTKFQELRAARDAQIESAANRQSKEVARVQNFIDRFRYQANKAKQVQSRIKQLDKVKLIERQRDTKRVRFKFPLPSASGRHVLELNGVAKSYGEKIIYRSLDFTVERGQRIALVGENGAGKSTLLKILAGVLPFEKGTRQVGHGVTLHYFAQHQAESLDPDDTILESLAEVSAQAETNFLRGIAGAFLFSGDDQKKPIKALSGGERNRVALARMLVEPANTLLLDEPTNHLDPASVDMLTDALTDFPGTIIFISHDPTFLTRVATLIVEVDEGQAKNYLGDYEYFLWKKAQEFESIKESSAELAAAQAGKSDGPTKAMASQVQQKSQGGERRDLSKSQARLEKQVSRAESEIASMETKVKARELELADPALYQEHDRWSELQREQEGWKKELERLTARWESLSDELQDVRNKLTAIG, from the coding sequence ATGCTCCAGCTTGAATCTGTCCATAAACAATTTGCCACTAAAGTTCTGCTCGAAGGCGCCACGGCGCACTTGCGTCCCGGCGCCCGTGTCGGCCTCGTGGGCCCCAACGGCGCGGGCAAGACCACGCTCTTCCGGATGATTCTAGGCGAGGAATCTCCCGATAAAGGCACCATCCGCAAGCGCCCGCGACTGCGTGTCGGCTACCTCCCGCAGGAACTCGAAACCATCGTCGGAAAAACCGTGTTGGATGCCACGCACCGCGATCTGTATCCGGAACACGAAGCCGAACGAATCCTCGCCGGCCTGGGTTTTTCGGAGACCGATTTTTTGCGGCCGATTGAAAATCTCTCCGGCGGATACCGTATGCGTGTGGCCCTCGCGCACCTGCTGCTGTCGAACCCCGACGTGCTGATGCTCGACGAGCCGACCAACCACCTGGACAAGCCGACCCAACGCTGGTTCGAACGGTTTCTTCTCGACTCCAATCTCACACTGCTCGTCATCTCGCACGACACCAAGTTCCTCGACGGCATCGCCACGCATATCTGGGAACTCCGCGATCGCACCATTCAGGAATACCGCGGCAACTATACGAAGTTCCAGGAACTCCGAGCGGCCCGTGACGCCCAGATCGAGTCCGCCGCCAACCGGCAAAGCAAAGAAGTGGCTCGCGTCCAGAACTTCATCGATCGTTTTCGCTATCAGGCCAATAAAGCCAAGCAGGTGCAGTCGCGCATCAAGCAACTGGATAAGGTGAAGTTGATTGAGCGGCAACGCGATACCAAACGCGTGCGCTTTAAATTTCCTCTTCCGTCGGCCAGTGGGCGGCATGTGCTGGAACTCAACGGCGTCGCGAAGAGTTATGGCGAAAAGATCATTTACCGTTCGCTGGACTTCACCGTGGAACGGGGCCAACGGATCGCGCTGGTAGGTGAGAATGGCGCCGGGAAAAGCACCCTACTGAAAATATTGGCGGGCGTGCTGCCGTTTGAAAAGGGCACGCGTCAGGTCGGGCACGGCGTCACGCTTCACTATTTTGCCCAACACCAGGCGGAGTCTTTGGATCCGGACGACACGATCCTGGAATCACTGGCCGAGGTCTCCGCGCAGGCCGAAACCAACTTTTTGCGCGGCATTGCCGGCGCCTTCTTGTTCTCCGGTGATGACCAGAAAAAGCCGATCAAAGCCCTCAGCGGCGGCGAGCGCAATCGCGTGGCCCTCGCCCGTATGCTGGTGGAGCCGGCGAACACCCTGCTGCTCGACGAACCGACCAATCACCTGGACCCGGCTTCCGTGGACATGCTGACCGACGCCCTGACGGACTTTCCGGGGACGATCATTTTCATCTCCCACGATCCGACGTTTCTGACCCGTGTCGCGACGCTGATCGTTGAAGTGGATGAAGGCCAGGCGAAGAATTATCTCGGCGATTATGAGTACTTCTTGTGGAAGAAAGCGCAGGAGTTCGAATCGATCAAGGAATCCAGCGCAGAACTCGCCGCCGCCCAAGCAGGCAAATCAGACGGCCCCACGAAGGCCATGGCTTCGCAGGTGCAGCAGAAATCTCAGGGTGGGGAACGACGGGATCTGAGCAAATCACAGGCGCGTCTTGAAAAGCAGGTATCGCGTGCAGAGTCCGAGATCGCCTCGATGGAAACCAAAGTGAAAGCGCGTGAGCTGGAACTGGCCGACCCGGCCCTCTACCAAGAACACGACCGATGGAGCGAATTGCAGCGCGAGCAGGAAGGATGGAAAAAGGAACTGGAGCGACTCACGGCGCGCTGGGAATCGTTGTCCGATGAATTGCAGGACGTGCGGAACAAACTGACGGCAATCGGTTAA
- a CDS encoding PilZ domain-containing protein: MARQLSSAESVSERRKYIRATLVGSALVSPQSGAKGFTAVLNNVNKIGAGLHSKGTLPIGAKITVSLAFLDPDRVEQQEKLNATVAWAKPWEKGMLLGVVWDDLVTKEKNRWLYYYLEETLKSTD, from the coding sequence ATGGCACGTCAATTGAGTTCAGCGGAGAGTGTGAGCGAACGCCGGAAGTACATTCGGGCGACGCTCGTCGGGTCGGCCCTGGTGTCGCCGCAAAGCGGCGCCAAGGGTTTTACGGCAGTGCTGAACAATGTCAACAAGATCGGTGCCGGCCTTCATTCCAAAGGGACCCTGCCCATCGGGGCAAAGATTACGGTGTCGCTGGCGTTCTTGGACCCGGATCGCGTGGAGCAACAAGAGAAGTTGAATGCCACGGTGGCCTGGGCCAAACCGTGGGAAAAGGGGATGTTGCTGGGGGTGGTGTGGGATGACCTGGTGACGAAAGAGAAGAACCGCTGGTTATACTACTATCTGGAAGAGACGCTGAAGTCGACCGATTAA
- a CDS encoding replication-associated recombination protein A, with the protein MPLHDSTGDLFAPAQAAARPGKVPLAERMRPRSFDDLVGQDEVVGPGRPLRTAIERDQLASVIFWGPPGCGKTTLAGLVAQHTQSQFVPFSAVTGGIPELREIIKAAEHRRAMGRATTLFVDEIHRFNKAQQDAFLPHVERGTVVLIGATTENPSFELIAPLLSRSIVVVLKPLAEESLGSILDRAVADTERGLGSLRITLLPAARERLIAFGNGDARSLLTTLEFVAGQAPVGPDGSRTIDEQVLESALLKKALRYDKSGEEHYNLVSAYIKSLRDSDPDGALYWLARMLEGGENPRFIARRMVIFASEDIGNADPMALVMANAVAQAVEFVGLPEAQINLAHGTTYLASRPKDNASYVGLQEAVRDARQHGNLGVPLHLRNAVTSLMKDIGYGKGYRYVHDDPAAKTDQNHLPDPLRGTRYYRPRTS; encoded by the coding sequence ATGCCCCTTCATGATTCCACAGGCGATCTTTTCGCGCCGGCTCAGGCGGCGGCCCGTCCGGGGAAGGTGCCGCTGGCCGAGCGCATGCGTCCCCGAAGCTTTGACGATCTCGTCGGGCAGGATGAGGTGGTGGGGCCTGGACGCCCGCTCCGAACGGCCATTGAGCGGGATCAACTCGCCTCGGTTATTTTCTGGGGACCGCCGGGTTGCGGGAAAACCACGTTAGCCGGGCTGGTTGCGCAGCACACTCAATCCCAGTTCGTGCCGTTTTCAGCTGTCACCGGCGGGATTCCCGAGTTGCGTGAGATTATTAAGGCTGCGGAGCATCGACGGGCAATGGGTCGGGCGACCACGCTGTTTGTCGACGAAATTCACCGGTTCAATAAAGCTCAGCAGGACGCCTTTTTGCCGCATGTCGAACGGGGGACGGTGGTGCTCATCGGCGCGACCACAGAAAATCCTTCTTTCGAATTAATCGCGCCCTTGCTCTCTCGCTCCATCGTCGTGGTGCTGAAGCCGCTGGCAGAGGAGTCGCTCGGTTCTATCCTGGACCGTGCAGTGGCCGATACGGAGCGGGGGCTCGGATCGCTTCGGATCACGTTGCTCCCTGCTGCTCGTGAGCGATTGATTGCCTTCGGCAACGGGGATGCGAGAAGTCTGTTGACGACGTTGGAGTTTGTCGCCGGCCAGGCGCCTGTCGGGCCGGATGGATCGCGGACCATCGATGAACAGGTGTTGGAGTCTGCGCTGCTCAAAAAGGCGCTTCGTTACGACAAGTCGGGCGAGGAGCATTACAACTTGGTGTCGGCGTATATCAAGAGTCTGCGCGACTCCGATCCGGACGGCGCCCTCTATTGGCTGGCGCGTATGTTGGAAGGCGGGGAAAATCCGAGATTCATCGCCCGACGGATGGTCATTTTTGCGTCAGAGGATATCGGCAACGCCGATCCGATGGCCCTGGTGATGGCCAATGCGGTGGCGCAGGCGGTGGAATTCGTGGGGCTACCAGAGGCTCAGATCAACTTGGCGCACGGGACGACGTATCTTGCCTCCAGGCCCAAGGATAATGCCTCCTATGTGGGCCTGCAGGAGGCGGTGCGGGATGCGCGCCAACATGGCAATCTCGGGGTGCCGTTGCATCTGCGCAACGCCGTGACATCACTGATGAAAGACATCGGCTACGGGAAGGGGTATCGGTATGTGCATGACGATCCGGCGGCCAAGACCGATCAGAATCACCTTCCGGATCCGCTTCGCGGGACGCGCTATTACCGCCCCAGAACCTCGTGA
- a CDS encoding alpha/beta fold hydrolase produces the protein MFFDTNGIRLAYDDHGAGLPLVLLHAFPLNRSMWSPQVTALSRQFRTIAVDLRGHGESDAPLWNFSLDHYADDVCALLDHLAIPQAVLVGLSMGGYVSLAFSRTYGNRMMGLVLADTRAQADSPEGRTGRLNLAQTAYKQGTDAVADIMLPKLLGATSLRQNPQLAEYVRQTIRQTPVSGVLVDLMAMADRPDSVAHLRTLTCPTLVVVGQEDHTTPLADAHVMTTEIPGARLAVIPAAGHLSNLEQPDVFNDLVRNFVEELRAASD, from the coding sequence ATGTTTTTCGACACCAATGGAATTCGATTGGCCTACGATGACCACGGGGCAGGACTTCCTCTCGTCCTCCTCCATGCCTTCCCGCTCAATCGCTCAATGTGGTCACCGCAGGTGACCGCGCTGTCCCGGCAATTCAGGACCATCGCCGTCGATCTGCGCGGACACGGTGAATCGGATGCTCCGCTGTGGAATTTTTCGCTCGATCACTATGCTGATGATGTCTGCGCGCTCCTCGACCACCTCGCCATTCCGCAAGCGGTTCTCGTAGGGTTATCGATGGGAGGCTATGTCAGCTTAGCCTTCTCCCGAACATACGGGAACCGCATGATGGGATTGGTGCTGGCGGATACTCGCGCACAGGCGGATAGCCCGGAAGGGCGCACGGGGCGTCTCAATCTGGCACAAACAGCCTACAAACAGGGAACCGACGCTGTGGCGGATATCATGCTCCCGAAACTACTTGGAGCCACATCCCTGCGACAGAACCCGCAACTGGCTGAATACGTTCGACAGACGATCCGACAGACTCCGGTCAGCGGCGTCCTCGTCGATCTGATGGCCATGGCGGATCGACCTGATTCGGTTGCCCACCTCCGTACCCTCACCTGTCCAACCCTCGTGGTCGTCGGCCAGGAAGACCACACAACACCCCTCGCCGACGCGCACGTGATGACGACGGAAATCCCCGGTGCCCGGCTGGCCGTGATCCCTGCCGCCGGGCACTTGAGCAATCTTGAGCAACCTGATGTGTTTAACGATCTGGTGAGGAACTTCGTCGAGGAGCTACGGGCGGCGAGCGATTAG
- the folE gene encoding GTP cyclohydrolase I FolE codes for MAKVVSGSRARRSRVAATPTDQDPIEGLMTNLLLELGEDPDRNGLLNTPKRVAKAMRFMTQGYRQDIDHLLNGALFPIEYDEMVIVKDIDFFSMCEHHLLPFFGKCHVGYLPNKKVVGLSKIPRVVDAFSRRLQVQERLTLQIAETLKKKLNAHGVAVVMEARHLCMMMRGVEKQNTVAVSSSMLGVFRTQQQTREEFLKLIRGSSVRDGN; via the coding sequence ATGGCTAAAGTGGTTTCTGGGTCTCGCGCCAGACGATCGCGTGTCGCTGCGACGCCGACCGACCAAGACCCGATCGAAGGGCTGATGACGAACCTCTTGCTGGAATTGGGAGAGGACCCTGACCGCAACGGCCTCCTCAATACACCGAAGCGGGTCGCGAAGGCCATGCGATTTATGACTCAGGGCTATCGACAGGATATCGATCATTTGCTCAATGGGGCTCTGTTCCCGATTGAGTATGATGAAATGGTGATTGTGAAGGATATTGATTTCTTCAGCATGTGCGAACATCACCTGCTGCCGTTTTTCGGGAAGTGTCACGTGGGATATCTGCCCAACAAAAAAGTCGTGGGGTTGAGCAAAATTCCGCGGGTTGTGGATGCGTTCAGTCGTCGATTGCAGGTGCAGGAACGGCTGACGCTTCAGATTGCGGAGACGCTGAAAAAAAAGCTCAATGCGCATGGGGTGGCGGTCGTGATGGAAGCACGCCATCTGTGCATGATGATGCGGGGCGTCGAAAAACAAAACACGGTCGCCGTGAGCAGTTCCATGTTGGGCGTGTTCCGCACCCAGCAGCAGACCCGCGAAGAGTTCTTGAAGTTGATTCGTGGCAGCAGTGTGCGAGACGGAAACTAA
- a CDS encoding 6-carboxytetrahydropterin synthase, whose amino-acid sequence MSQATITRRYRFCAAHRLHTDQLSAEDNRVTFGKCNNPNGHGHNYVVFVSVRGDIHPVSHQVVDVPQLDAVVAQTVVERFDHQDLNLDPEFSTQTTTGENLVLLIWDLLVDKLPAGRLVKVGVIETRDNYFEYSGSAEGRQREEGVRHG is encoded by the coding sequence ATGTCTCAGGCGACGATCACGCGGCGCTATCGGTTCTGTGCCGCGCATCGACTGCATACGGATCAGCTGTCGGCCGAGGACAATCGGGTGACGTTCGGCAAGTGTAACAATCCGAACGGGCATGGGCACAATTATGTGGTATTCGTGTCCGTCCGGGGCGATATCCACCCGGTGTCGCACCAGGTGGTTGACGTGCCACAGCTCGATGCGGTTGTCGCGCAGACTGTGGTGGAGCGTTTCGATCATCAGGATTTAAATCTGGATCCGGAGTTCTCAACCCAGACCACGACCGGAGAGAATCTGGTGTTGCTGATTTGGGACCTGCTGGTGGACAAGCTTCCTGCGGGTCGATTGGTGAAGGTCGGTGTGATTGAAACGCGTGATAACTACTTCGAGTATTCCGGCTCTGCGGAGGGCAGGCAGAGAGAAGAGGGAGTGAGGCATGGCTAA
- the erpA gene encoding iron-sulfur cluster insertion protein ErpA, giving the protein MVTITQLAEQKIKELMTEEKDVVGLRIYVRGGGCHGYQYGMAFESKMADDDTVIEKGDVKVIMDSQSAPLLQGAEVDYVDSLQGSGFSIKNPQAKTTCGCGSSFSA; this is encoded by the coding sequence ATGGTGACGATTACGCAATTGGCCGAGCAGAAGATAAAAGAACTCATGACCGAGGAAAAAGATGTGGTCGGTCTGCGGATTTATGTTCGCGGCGGAGGATGCCACGGGTATCAGTACGGCATGGCCTTCGAATCCAAAATGGCCGACGATGATACGGTCATTGAAAAAGGTGACGTGAAGGTCATCATGGACTCGCAAAGCGCACCGCTGCTCCAGGGCGCGGAAGTCGATTATGTCGACAGCTTGCAGGGATCCGGTTTCTCGATCAAGAACCCGCAAGCCAAGACGACCTGCGGATGCGGCAGTTCTTTCAGTGCATAA
- a CDS encoding 2Fe-2S iron-sulfur cluster-binding protein, with the protein MPRVSFLHPQGRSGEVESNLTLLEAAKTLGFELNHDCGGNASCTTCRVEVQTGGDNLSEIDFDEQDLLDREALSEPWHRLGCQARVLGDVVVRVPETKWVQPTSASSGEVEKRGAGLP; encoded by the coding sequence ATGCCGCGTGTGAGTTTTCTTCATCCCCAGGGCCGGAGCGGTGAGGTGGAGTCAAATCTGACTCTCTTGGAAGCGGCCAAAACACTTGGGTTTGAACTCAATCACGATTGCGGCGGAAATGCGTCCTGCACCACGTGCCGCGTGGAAGTGCAGACGGGTGGCGACAATCTGTCGGAGATTGACTTCGACGAACAAGACCTGTTGGATCGTGAAGCCTTGTCGGAGCCGTGGCATCGGCTCGGTTGTCAGGCAAGGGTGTTAGGGGATGTGGTGGTGCGTGTGCCGGAAACTAAGTGGGTGCAACCCACATCAGCCTCATCAGGCGAAGTTGAGAAAAGAGGGGCAGGACTTCCGTAA
- the nuoF gene encoding NADH-quinone oxidoreductase subunit NuoF — MTLPQPRVLQKFEGAPWEIDPYLKTGGYEAWRKCLKELTPNDIVGEIKKAGLRGRGGAGFPTGIKWDKVLNHRVQERYFVCNAGEHEPGTFKDRHLLKHIPHQLIEGCLIASRTVNAKASYIYVNHEYAEEEANLRKAIAQARERGLLGKNILGTGVDLDLEVYSGHGSYVAGEETAMLESMQGRPAMPRQKPPFYPTDFGLYGKPTLVNNVETLCNIPQILKNGAAWFTQVGTEKCPGTMLFSLSGSVNRPGVYEMPMGVTIRDLIETCGGGVPNGRKIKAVFPGGPAFSMVTADQLDLPMDFDSLKKAGTGLGSAGTIVIDDATCMVAATLKYSNFFKGESCGQCPPCRMGTINLATLMDKIERGEGSQKDLESLLQLCGFVKGTGYCTLITGAAVLVQSSLRLFQHEFEEHIRLQRCPFQPARTGAGANA; from the coding sequence GTGACCCTACCTCAACCAAGGGTATTGCAGAAGTTTGAAGGCGCTCCCTGGGAAATCGATCCCTACCTCAAAACCGGTGGGTATGAAGCCTGGCGGAAGTGTCTGAAAGAGCTGACCCCTAACGACATCGTCGGCGAAATTAAGAAGGCTGGGTTGCGTGGGCGTGGCGGCGCCGGCTTTCCGACTGGAATCAAGTGGGACAAGGTGCTCAACCACCGGGTGCAGGAGCGCTACTTCGTGTGCAACGCCGGTGAACACGAACCGGGGACCTTTAAAGACCGCCACCTCCTTAAGCATATCCCGCATCAACTGATCGAGGGCTGTCTGATTGCCTCGCGAACGGTGAATGCCAAAGCGTCGTACATTTACGTCAACCACGAATATGCGGAAGAAGAGGCGAATCTGCGGAAAGCCATCGCCCAAGCCCGCGAGCGTGGTCTATTGGGGAAGAACATCCTCGGGACAGGCGTGGATCTCGACCTCGAAGTTTATTCTGGTCATGGTAGTTATGTGGCCGGTGAAGAGACGGCCATGTTGGAATCGATGCAGGGACGTCCGGCCATGCCGCGTCAAAAGCCGCCGTTCTATCCCACCGATTTCGGGTTGTACGGGAAGCCGACTCTGGTGAACAACGTTGAGACGCTGTGTAACATTCCCCAGATTCTTAAGAATGGCGCCGCGTGGTTTACTCAGGTGGGGACGGAGAAGTGTCCCGGAACCATGCTTTTCTCGCTCAGCGGATCAGTGAATCGGCCCGGCGTGTATGAAATGCCGATGGGGGTCACGATCAGAGACCTCATCGAGACGTGCGGCGGAGGTGTCCCCAATGGACGCAAGATCAAGGCCGTATTTCCGGGCGGGCCTGCGTTCTCCATGGTCACGGCGGATCAACTCGATCTACCGATGGATTTTGATTCGCTGAAAAAAGCCGGCACTGGCCTCGGTTCCGCCGGGACAATTGTCATCGATGATGCTACCTGCATGGTGGCAGCGACCCTCAAGTATTCGAATTTCTTCAAGGGTGAAAGTTGCGGCCAATGCCCTCCGTGCCGGATGGGCACGATCAATCTGGCGACATTGATGGACAAGATTGAGCGCGGAGAGGGGAGCCAGAAGGACCTCGAATCATTGCTGCAGCTGTGCGGATTTGTGAAGGGCACGGGGTATTGCACCCTTATTACCGGTGCCGCCGTCCTGGTTCAAAGCAGTCTTCGATTGTTCCAGCATGAATTCGAAGAGCATATTCGTCTGCAACGCTGTCCCTTTCAGCCGGCCCGGACTGGGGCCGGTGCGAACGCCTAG
- a CDS encoding urate hydroxylase PuuD, whose translation MKFLEDPYQTLGAGLALSVGLIVVYLGMAGVGAGEADWFGLIVRWIHFLAGITWIGLLYFFNLINAGFLKSLDGPTKNIVIPKLMPAALNWFRHGATVTVLAGVVLYGYLYSKGGTGALALGIGGLLGIIMMGNVHGIIWPNQKKIIAAAAAAAQGTPAPPEMAQWGKTALIASRINFLLSIPMLFFMGAGSHLK comes from the coding sequence ATGAAATTCTTGGAGGATCCGTATCAGACATTGGGCGCAGGATTAGCGCTTTCTGTCGGATTGATAGTCGTCTATCTGGGTATGGCTGGAGTGGGCGCTGGTGAGGCCGATTGGTTCGGTCTGATCGTGCGCTGGATCCATTTCCTGGCCGGTATCACCTGGATCGGGCTGTTGTACTTTTTTAACCTGATCAATGCCGGCTTTCTCAAGAGCCTGGATGGGCCGACGAAGAACATCGTCATTCCCAAGTTGATGCCGGCCGCGCTGAATTGGTTCCGCCATGGCGCGACGGTGACCGTCCTCGCGGGGGTCGTGCTCTACGGCTACCTCTATTCAAAAGGTGGAACGGGGGCGCTTGCACTGGGAATCGGCGGTCTTCTGGGTATCATCATGATGGGGAACGTGCATGGGATCATCTGGCCCAATCAGAAGAAGATCATTGCAGCGGCGGCCGCCGCTGCCCAAGGGACGCCTGCTCCGCCGGAGATGGCTCAGTGGGGCAAAACGGCCTTGATTGCGTCGCGCATCAACTTCCTGCTGTCTATTCCCATGTTGTTCTTCATGGGGGCGGGGAGCCATTTGAAGTAA
- the mdh gene encoding malate dehydrogenase, producing MMGRPKITVVGAGNVGGTVAQRLAEKNAYDVVLVDIVPGIPQGKALDITQAGPVCGYSTRVVGTNGYDETAGSSIAVITSGIPRKPGMSRDELLATNAKIVKTVVRELVSRSPNIILILVTNPLDAMVHVARQVSGLPKSRVLGMAGVLDTARLRSFVAEELHVPGTDVQAMVLGGHGDTMVPLVRQTTVAGKPITDRLAPERLAALIKRTQDGGAEIVGLLKTGSAFYAPSASAVDMVEAIMNDQKRVLPCAMLCEGEYGLKDVIVGVPVTLGRNGGESIVEYDLTTEERTALQASADAVRDLCGVVDRLLTA from the coding sequence ATGATGGGACGACCAAAGATTACGGTAGTGGGTGCGGGGAATGTCGGCGGGACGGTCGCGCAGCGGCTGGCGGAGAAGAATGCCTACGATGTCGTGCTGGTCGACATTGTACCGGGCATCCCACAGGGGAAGGCCTTGGATATTACTCAGGCCGGGCCGGTGTGTGGGTACAGTACCCGCGTCGTCGGTACGAATGGGTATGACGAGACCGCCGGGTCCTCTATTGCCGTGATCACGTCGGGAATTCCCAGGAAGCCGGGCATGAGTCGGGATGAGCTCCTGGCGACGAATGCCAAAATCGTGAAGACGGTGGTGCGGGAACTGGTCTCGCGTTCGCCGAATATCATCCTGATTCTGGTGACGAATCCGCTGGATGCCATGGTGCATGTGGCGCGACAGGTCAGTGGCCTGCCGAAATCGCGGGTGCTCGGGATGGCGGGTGTTCTGGACACGGCGCGTTTGCGGTCGTTCGTTGCCGAGGAATTGCACGTGCCGGGCACGGATGTGCAGGCGATGGTGTTGGGTGGGCACGGGGATACGATGGTGCCGCTGGTCCGGCAAACGACGGTGGCCGGCAAGCCGATTACGGACCGGTTGGCTCCGGAACGGCTGGCAGCCTTGATTAAGCGCACGCAGGACGGCGGGGCCGAAATCGTGGGCCTGCTCAAGACCGGCAGCGCGTTTTATGCGCCGTCCGCCTCTGCCGTGGACATGGTCGAGGCAATCATGAACGACCAGAAGCGCGTCCTGCCCTGCGCCATGCTCTGTGAGGGAGAATACGGACTGAAGGATGTCATCGTCGGGGTCCCCGTCACGTTGGGACGTAATGGAGGTGAATCCATCGTTGAGTATGATCTGACCACTGAGGAACGCACTGCATTACAGGCATCTGCGGACGCTGTGCGGGACCTCTGTGGGGTCGTCGATCGCCTGCTGACTGCGTAA